The following coding sequences lie in one Corticium candelabrum chromosome 10, ooCorCand1.1, whole genome shotgun sequence genomic window:
- the LOC134185520 gene encoding 3-ketodihydrosphingosine reductase-like, producing the protein MFLLVVGVLVTLLLLVLIAIFYSWRPPTFDLAGAHILITGGSSGIGKFVAIRAASMGAKVTLVARNVERLEAAKSEVEAVARQQVEIVAVDVCKNFPDVEKAINMAVERQGPVDVLVNSAGLSTSAVFEDTEPEEFERLMQINYLGSVYPTKCVVASMKERQKGRIVFVSSQAGQAGIYGFSAYSSSKFALHGLAQVLQMELLPYNVYVSVSCPPDTDTPGFRKEVEQQLEVTKLISNTSGVFTAENVAETIIDGLRRGDYHIWNGLEGWMLAQLTAGMSPVHRLESALVQILSMSVLRAVCLFYISQFNRVIRRHKTKTD; encoded by the coding sequence ATGTTCCTTCTTGTTGTAGGAGTGTTGGTTACGCTCTTGCTTCTCGTTTTGATTGCAATATTCTATTCGTGGCGTCCACCCACGTTTGATCTAGCGGGAGCCCACATCCTCATCACAGGAGGCTCAAGTGGAATCGGAAAATTCGTCGCCATTCGAGCAGCTTCTATGGGAGCTAAAGTGACACTCGTAGCAAGAAATGTCGAACGACTGGAAGCGGCCAAATCAGAAGTCGAGGCCGTCGCAAGGCAACAAGTTGAAATTGTAGCGGTCGATGTATGTAAGAACTTCCCGGATGTTGAAAAGGCAATCAACATGGCCGTTGAACGACAAGGCCCAGTTGATGTTTTAGTGAACTCTGCAGGGTTATCAACATCGGCTGTGTTTGAAGACACAGAGCCAGAGGAGTTTGAACGACTGATGCAAATCAATTATCTTGGATCCGTGTATCCAACCAAATGCGTTGTCGCATCGATGAAAGAACGTCAGAAGGGACGGATTGTGTTCGTGTCATCTCAAGCCGGACAGGCTGGTATATACGGTTTCTCTGCTTACAGCTCGTCGAAATTTGCCCTTCACGGACTCGCACAAGTTCTACAAATGGAGCTGCTGCCGTACAATGTTTACGTGTCTGTCTCGTGTCCACCTGATACCGACACTCCAGGATTTAGGAAGGAAGTCGAGCAGCAGTTAGAGGTTACGAAATTGATATCGAATACGTCCGGTGTTTTTACTGCTGAGAACGTGGCTGAGACGATCATTGATGGTTTACGTCGTGGTGATTATCACATTTGGAACGGCTTGGAGGGATGGATGCTTGCACAGTTGACCGCTGGGATGTCTCCAGTTCATCGACTAGAGAGTGCTCTCGTTCAGATCTTGTCAATGTCAGTGCTGCGagctgtttgcttgttttataTTTCACAGTTCAATCGAGTGATCAGACGTCACAAAACTAAAACGGACTGA
- the LOC134185398 gene encoding ciliary microtubule-associated protein 2-like: MLFLKVTVVTAGRELFTGQCDLVIVDVCNTFPLIKIHMAKKKFKGAPFGTQTARFDVSGVHPQSKMPGTFTQTPYDKKAMSEYNTRLGPGIYEVANGSFDERAVVGRADGPGWRRQYEMMRYAQIPHLRYKEQWEKNKRLECELGPGRYNIRHFSDETCSKPSSKHGVCETTGPRIAPTNKFHDQLPGPGSYGEGGIPSSVVEKKARRSAGVRGMLSSGDVNDRSIPTVGCSLTPGQYNIRSFAENLIQKVTSLRGPYELFSGDRNKPVMTGHLSIRTSHNIGPGQYVYSLADEMEDRQHIKHGRFSSLAQYPELPTERIYCSTLSQWPRCPEDPGPCCYNPPQVSGIRCHSPPFNSSEDRWCSRTMDFFLGSKNRVGPGRYNLKRWDEAQQRNGCSSAFISESVRMPAKGMSERDKLLQERVTPRYSKYQDQSRDQPSLVPVAV, from the exons ATGCTGTTTTTGAAA GTTACCGTAGTGACCGCCGGTCGAGAACTGTTTACAGGGCAATGCGATCTTGTAATTGTAGACGTCTGTAACACATTTCCACTTATCAAAATACATATGGCAAAGAAGAAATTCAAGGGAGCTCCGTTTGGAACGCAAACAGCTCG ATTTGACGTGTCGGGTGTTCACCCGCAGAGCAAAATGCCCGGGACTTTCACTCAAACGCCGTACGATAAGAAAGCAATGAGTGAATAT AACACGCGGCTCGGGCCTGGAATATATGAAGTGGCCAATGGATCGTTTGATGAGCGGGCAGTTGTGGGGAGGGCTGACGGACCGG GTTGGCGTAGACAATACGAAATGATGCGATACGCACAGATCCCTCACCTACGATACAAAGAACAATGGGAGAAGAACAAGCGACTG GAATGCGAACTCGGACCGGGAAGATACAACATTAGACACTTTTCCGACGAAACGTGTTCTAAACCATCAAGCAAACATGGTGTGTGTGAGACCACAGGGCCACGTATTGCACCCACCAACAAG tttcaTGATCAGTTGCCGGGGCCGGGATCATATGGTGAGGGTGGGATACCGTCGAGCGTTGTGGAGAAGAAGGCGAGACGGTCGGCTGGAGTGAGAGGGATGTTGAGTTCAGGAGATGTGAATGATCGGTCTATTCCTACTGTG GGTTGTTCTCTTACCCCTGGACAATACAACATAAGAAGTTTTGCAGAAAACCTTATACAGAAGGTGACCAGCCTGCGTGGTCCTTATGAACTATTTTCTGGCGACAGAAACAAACCTGTAATGACGGGTCACTTGTCAATCCGA ACTTCACATAACATTGGACCGGGACAGTACGTTTACTCATTGGCAGATGAAATGGAAG ACAGGCAACACATCAAGCATGGTCGATTCAGCTCACTTGCTCAATACCCCGAACTGCCAACGGAGAGAATCTACTGCAGCACTCTGAGCCAGTGGCCAAGATGTCCA GAGGATCCTGGGCCATGCTGCTACAATCCCCCGCAAGTGTCTGGAATTCGATGTCATTCTCCACCTTTTAATTCGTCAGAAGATCGATGGTGTTCTCGAACTATGGACTTCTTTTTAGGAAGCAAG AATCGTGTTGGTCCTGGTCGATATAATCTGAAGAGGTGGGATGAAGCACAACAGCGGAATGGATGTTCGAGTGCATTTATATCTGAGTCTGTACGCATGCCTGCGAAAGGCATGTCTGAGAGAGACAAACTACTTCA GGAGCGTGTAACTCCTCGCTATTCCAAGTACCAAgatcagtcacgtgatcaaccATCTCTAGTTCCAGTTGCAGTGTAG